In the Piscinibacter sp. XHJ-5 genome, one interval contains:
- a CDS encoding SDR family NAD(P)-dependent oxidoreductase: MTSRLHILTGASRGLGAAMAEQLLGIDTTLLCISRHVNVELAAKAEAAPAQLEQWSRDLGDPLPLARQVEAWLHGFDAAQFDEAVLINNAGVITHIGPVDAGSDEELSAALRVGLEAAMLLTRAFLRATGEWRARRQGGCKVLNISSGLGRRAMAGSAVYCAAKAGMDHFSRAVALDEAHRGHAARVVSLAPGVIDTDMQKQLRSADPGGFPEQDMFVTLRASGQLTRPRDAAARVLAYLQRDDFGTDVVADVRQ; encoded by the coding sequence ATGACTTCACGACTTCACATCCTCACCGGCGCTTCGCGCGGACTCGGCGCCGCAATGGCGGAGCAGCTGCTGGGCATCGACACGACGCTGCTGTGCATCTCGCGCCACGTGAACGTCGAGCTCGCGGCGAAGGCCGAGGCCGCGCCGGCGCAGCTGGAGCAGTGGTCGCGCGACCTGGGCGATCCGCTGCCGCTGGCGCGCCAGGTCGAGGCCTGGCTGCACGGCTTCGATGCGGCGCAGTTCGACGAAGCCGTGCTGATCAACAACGCCGGCGTCATCACGCACATCGGACCGGTCGATGCGGGCAGCGACGAGGAGCTGTCGGCGGCACTGCGGGTCGGGCTGGAGGCCGCGATGCTGCTCACCCGCGCCTTCCTGCGCGCCACCGGCGAGTGGCGCGCACGCCGGCAGGGCGGCTGCAAGGTGTTGAACATCTCCTCGGGTCTGGGCCGCAGGGCGATGGCGGGCAGCGCGGTCTACTGCGCGGCCAAGGCCGGCATGGACCACTTCTCGCGGGCAGTGGCGCTCGACGAAGCGCACCGTGGCCATGCAGCCCGCGTCGTGTCGCTGGCGCCCGGAGTCATCGACACCGACATGCAGAAGCAGCTGCGCTCGGCAGACCCCGGGGGCTTTCCCGAGCAGGACATGTTCGTCACCTTGCGTGCATCAGGCCAGCTCACGCGTCCGCGGGACGCGGCGGCCCGCGTGCTGGCCTACCTCCAGCGCGACGATTTCGGCACCGACGTGGTGGCCGATGTGCGCCAGTGA
- a CDS encoding prolyl oligopeptidase family serine peptidase, which translates to MKLLAPLALMAAALAACTTPAPPDVPAAPPAASAPLDVLTPNGNLVVQGIPPIPQSLVQQVEKYTDFRGHGLVDWHPTRRELLVAHRPAGGNTAQLFRIAQPMAEPEQLTDFADPVTSASYEPREGRYLVFERSAGGSEADQIYRLDLDSRQVALLTEPSERHEIEGWLHLSSQLLISSLPLDRTARNGTRTSVTQTLTLLDPAHPTSRRRLAELPGGGWSVGGVSWDDKQVVLNRYLSANESQVWLMSLATGQSAQVLPAPRSKDRGVFLAIGFRRDNTGIFVVTDRDGEFNELAFYRFATKRFLPITRHIPWDMSGGTLTEDGKLIALRANVDGREELRLFDGRSLKELPAPRLPAGSVRSVGFHRRLGELALMLNGPKGPSEVHSLDPATGAIQQWTRAYAPPGIDATRFSDQQIVRWKSFDGRLISGLMTLPPARFAGPRPVLILIHGGPEAQAKVGFRGRYNYFVNELGIAIIEPNVRGSSGYGKTFLTLDNGVKREDSVRDIGSLLDWIATQPQFDAARVLVSGGSYGGYMSLASATHYADRIAGAIDVVGISNFVTFLQNTESYRRDLRRVEYGDERDPAMREFLQKISPLTQAHRITKPLFVVQGKNDPRVPYTEAEQIVAKARENQTPVWYLRAENEGHGFARKENADYEFYATVLFLQQTLLK; encoded by the coding sequence ATGAAGCTGCTCGCCCCTCTCGCGCTCATGGCCGCGGCGCTGGCCGCCTGCACCACCCCCGCCCCGCCCGACGTTCCCGCCGCGCCGCCTGCCGCTTCGGCGCCACTGGACGTGTTGACGCCCAACGGCAACCTCGTCGTGCAGGGGATCCCGCCGATTCCGCAGAGCCTGGTGCAGCAGGTCGAGAAGTACACCGACTTCCGCGGCCACGGCCTCGTCGATTGGCATCCCACGCGGCGTGAGCTGCTGGTGGCGCATCGCCCCGCCGGCGGAAACACGGCGCAGCTGTTTCGCATCGCGCAGCCGATGGCAGAGCCGGAGCAGCTCACCGATTTCGCCGACCCGGTCACCTCGGCCAGCTACGAGCCGCGCGAAGGCCGGTATTTGGTCTTCGAACGCAGCGCCGGGGGCAGCGAAGCCGATCAGATCTATCGGCTCGACCTCGACAGCCGGCAGGTCGCGCTGCTGACCGAGCCGAGCGAGCGCCACGAGATCGAAGGCTGGCTGCACCTGAGCTCGCAGCTGCTGATCAGCTCGCTGCCGCTCGACCGGACGGCGCGCAACGGCACGCGAACGTCGGTAACCCAGACGCTGACCCTGCTCGATCCGGCCCATCCCACGTCGCGCCGCCGACTCGCGGAGCTGCCCGGCGGCGGCTGGAGCGTCGGCGGCGTGTCGTGGGACGACAAGCAGGTCGTGCTCAACCGCTACCTCTCGGCCAACGAATCGCAGGTGTGGCTCATGAGCCTGGCCACCGGCCAATCGGCGCAGGTGCTGCCGGCGCCGCGAAGCAAGGACCGCGGCGTGTTCCTCGCGATCGGCTTTCGGCGCGACAACACGGGCATCTTCGTCGTCACCGACCGCGACGGCGAGTTCAACGAGCTGGCCTTCTACCGCTTCGCCACCAAGCGCTTCCTGCCGATCACCCGGCACATCCCGTGGGACATGAGCGGCGGCACTCTCACCGAGGACGGCAAGCTGATCGCCTTGCGCGCCAACGTCGACGGGCGCGAGGAACTGCGGCTGTTCGACGGACGCAGCCTGAAGGAGCTCCCGGCACCCCGGCTCCCCGCGGGCAGTGTCCGCTCGGTGGGCTTTCATCGCCGGCTGGGCGAGCTGGCGCTGATGCTCAACGGCCCCAAGGGTCCGAGCGAGGTCCACTCGCTGGATCCGGCCACGGGCGCGATCCAGCAGTGGACCCGCGCCTACGCGCCGCCGGGCATAGACGCAACGCGGTTCAGCGACCAGCAGATCGTGCGCTGGAAGAGCTTCGACGGGCGCCTCATCTCCGGGCTGATGACGCTGCCGCCGGCACGCTTCGCCGGGCCGCGGCCGGTTCTCATCCTGATCCACGGCGGGCCAGAGGCACAGGCCAAGGTGGGTTTCCGCGGGCGCTACAACTACTTCGTCAACGAACTCGGCATCGCCATCATCGAGCCCAACGTGCGCGGATCGTCCGGATACGGCAAGACCTTCCTGACGCTCGACAACGGCGTCAAGCGCGAGGACTCCGTTCGTGACATCGGATCGCTGCTCGACTGGATCGCCACCCAGCCGCAGTTCGATGCGGCACGCGTGCTGGTGTCCGGCGGCAGCTATGGCGGCTACATGAGCCTGGCGTCGGCCACCCACTACGCCGACCGCATTGCCGGGGCGATCGACGTGGTCGGCATCTCCAACTTCGTCACCTTCCTGCAGAACACCGAGAGCTACCGGCGCGACCTTCGGCGCGTCGAATACGGCGACGAACGCGATCCGGCGATGCGCGAGTTCCTGCAGAAGATCTCGCCGCTCACGCAGGCGCACCGCATCACCAAGCCGCTCTTCGTCGTCCAGGGCAAGAACGATCCCCGCGTGCCGTACACCGAAGCCGAGCAGATCGTCGCCAAGGCGCGCGAGAACCAGACGCCGGTGTGGTACCTGCGTGCCGAGAACGAGGGCCACGGCTTCGCCCGCAAGGAGAACGCGGACTACGAGTTCTATGCGACGGTGCTGTTCCTGCAGCAGACGCTGTTGAAGTAG
- a CDS encoding 2OG-Fe dioxygenase family protein, with translation MTIALPPPFTDPRLLGEALRSTGHAALNPAGLATLIDANAAALDALGPSWNDLPPDTYLRDGGRYRRRRHSCFVVDAAEVTQAPHRAHWQPVEYNALHGGLERWFEPMDAAVVARPVWTSMLRSLAGICSSLKGAQPWYVEAHQFRIDTTDGIGRPTPEGAHRDGVDFVVVALVDRAGVKGGETRVFDADGPTGIRFTMTEPWTTLLLDDERVIHETTPIQPLQPQVGHRDTLVLTFRANGFQGPG, from the coding sequence ATGACGATCGCCTTGCCGCCCCCATTCACCGACCCGCGCCTGCTCGGCGAGGCGCTGCGCTCCACCGGCCATGCCGCCTTGAATCCCGCGGGACTTGCCACGCTGATCGATGCGAACGCCGCGGCACTCGATGCACTCGGCCCCAGCTGGAACGACCTGCCGCCCGATACCTACCTGCGCGACGGCGGGCGCTATCGGCGCCGGCGCCACTCGTGCTTCGTCGTCGACGCCGCCGAAGTCACGCAGGCGCCCCATCGGGCGCACTGGCAGCCGGTGGAATACAACGCGCTGCACGGCGGGCTCGAGCGCTGGTTCGAGCCGATGGACGCCGCTGTCGTCGCACGGCCGGTGTGGACGTCGATGCTGCGTTCGCTGGCCGGCATCTGCTCTTCGCTGAAGGGAGCGCAGCCCTGGTACGTGGAGGCGCATCAGTTCCGCATCGACACCACCGACGGCATCGGCCGGCCGACGCCGGAAGGCGCGCACCGCGACGGCGTCGATTTCGTCGTGGTCGCCCTCGTCGATCGCGCCGGGGTGAAAGGCGGGGAGACGCGGGTATTCGACGCCGACGGTCCCACCGGCATCCGCTTCACGATGACCGAACCCTGGACCACGCTGCTGCTCGACGACGAGCGCGTCATCCACGAGACGACGCCGATCCAGCCGTTGCAGCCGCAAGTGGGACACCGCGACACGCTGGTGCTGACGTTTCGCGCGAACGGGTTCCAGGGGCCGGGGTGA
- a CDS encoding cupin domain-containing protein encodes MTASAPLQGRAAELVSRLQLQPHPEGGFYREVFRSALQVQPGDARPQRSALTTIDFLLVRGQCSAWHRVASDEVWHLLEGGPLRLWLMPPALDALHAVDLEAVDSHHAPRHVVPAHWWQAAEPLGELALVGATVGPGFDFADFAFLRADPPARSALERMHSDLLRLA; translated from the coding sequence ATGACCGCATCTGCTCCACTCCAGGGACGCGCCGCCGAGCTGGTGTCGCGCCTGCAATTGCAGCCGCATCCCGAGGGCGGTTTCTACCGCGAGGTGTTCCGCTCGGCACTGCAGGTGCAGCCGGGCGATGCGCGGCCGCAGCGCAGCGCGCTCACGACGATCGACTTCCTGCTGGTGCGCGGCCAGTGCAGCGCCTGGCATCGCGTGGCCTCGGACGAGGTGTGGCACCTGCTGGAGGGCGGGCCGCTGCGCTTGTGGCTGATGCCGCCTGCGCTGGATGCGCTGCATGCAGTCGATCTGGAGGCAGTGGACTCGCACCATGCGCCGCGCCACGTGGTGCCGGCGCATTGGTGGCAGGCAGCCGAGCCGCTCGGCGAGCTGGCGCTGGTGGGAGCGACCGTCGGACCTGGATTTGATTTCGCGGACTTCGCGTTCCTGCGCGCCGACCCCCCGGCCCGGTCAGCGCTCGAGCGCATGCACTCGGACCTGCTGCGCCTGGCTTGA
- a CDS encoding porin family protein, with amino-acid sequence MKLIAKALISAAALVALSAQAQGPYVGGSLGSSKYKGPDIGGLPTDDSSTGGKVYGGYEITPNIAVEAGYANVGKAKSAAGDVKGDGIFVDAVGKVPITESFSALGRIGAFNGKGKTSLGTSDRDTNAKYGLGVQYDFNKQASLRGEWERYKFKAFGEKADTDMYSVGLNYKF; translated from the coding sequence ATGAAATTGATTGCCAAAGCACTCATCTCCGCGGCCGCGCTGGTCGCGCTTTCGGCACAGGCCCAAGGCCCGTATGTCGGCGGCAGCCTGGGCAGCAGCAAGTACAAGGGACCGGACATCGGCGGCCTTCCCACCGACGATTCGAGCACCGGCGGAAAGGTGTACGGCGGCTACGAGATCACGCCGAACATCGCCGTCGAGGCCGGCTATGCGAACGTGGGCAAGGCCAAGAGCGCGGCCGGTGACGTGAAGGGCGATGGCATCTTCGTCGATGCGGTCGGCAAGGTGCCGATCACCGAGAGCTTCTCGGCACTGGGACGCATCGGCGCCTTCAACGGCAAGGGCAAGACGAGCCTGGGGACCAGCGATCGCGATACCAATGCCAAGTACGGCCTTGGCGTGCAGTACGACTTCAACAAGCAGGCCAGTCTTCGCGGCGAATGGGAGCGCTACAAGTTCAAGGCCTTCGGCGAGAAGGCCGATACCGACATGTACTCGGTCGGCCTGAACTACAAGTTCTGA
- a CDS encoding RNA-binding S4 domain-containing protein has translation MQRIDFELRGEFVTLDNLLKATGLAGSGGAAKAMVAEGLVQVDGRDELRKTCKIRAGQVVSVHGARVRVIAPAAEGDQNL, from the coding sequence ATGCAGCGCATCGACTTCGAGCTGCGCGGCGAGTTCGTCACGCTCGACAACCTCCTGAAGGCCACCGGCCTCGCCGGCAGCGGAGGCGCCGCCAAGGCGATGGTGGCCGAAGGCCTCGTGCAGGTGGACGGGCGCGACGAACTGCGCAAGACCTGCAAGATCCGCGCGGGGCAGGTCGTCAGCGTGCACGGCGCGCGGGTGCGAGTCATCGCCCCCGCGGCCGAAGGCGATCAGAACTTGTAG
- a CDS encoding LLM class flavin-dependent oxidoreductase produces MKLSVLDQSVAIAGRGEDEAIRDTLGLAEHCEALGYARFWLSEHHSLATIVGSAPEILMAAIAARTSRIRIGSAGVMLPHYSALKVAEQFRVLEALAPGRIDLGVGRAPGGDMRTAQALNPDAALAAEAFPQMVRDLQAWTSQPQHRGIAAHPRGPHAPEIWILGSSDYGAQLAAHYGLPYAFAYFFTDGQGAEQAIELYRTLYRPSERHPLPQATLCVWALAADTEDEAMHHALSRERWRVDRQRGVFGPLQAPADVAAQGFAESDVPIVQGMRSKAFVGAPAQVADKLRALATRFEMDELVINTWAHDPLVRRRSYALLAEHAM; encoded by the coding sequence ATGAAACTCTCCGTACTCGATCAATCGGTCGCCATCGCCGGCCGCGGCGAAGACGAGGCGATCCGCGACACGCTCGGCCTGGCCGAGCACTGCGAAGCCCTCGGCTATGCCCGCTTCTGGCTCAGCGAACACCACAGCCTCGCCACCATCGTCGGCAGCGCACCCGAAATCCTGATGGCCGCGATCGCGGCGCGCACCTCGCGTATCCGCATCGGCAGCGCCGGGGTCATGCTGCCGCACTACTCCGCGCTGAAGGTCGCCGAGCAGTTTCGCGTGCTGGAGGCGCTTGCTCCCGGGCGCATCGACCTGGGTGTCGGCCGCGCGCCGGGCGGTGACATGCGTACTGCACAGGCGTTGAATCCGGATGCGGCGCTTGCCGCCGAAGCCTTTCCGCAGATGGTGCGTGATCTGCAGGCGTGGACATCCCAGCCACAGCATCGCGGGATCGCAGCCCATCCACGGGGTCCGCATGCGCCCGAGATCTGGATCCTCGGCAGCTCGGACTACGGCGCGCAGCTCGCGGCGCACTATGGGCTGCCGTATGCCTTCGCATACTTCTTCACCGACGGGCAGGGGGCCGAGCAGGCGATCGAGCTCTATCGAACGCTGTACCGGCCGAGCGAGCGTCATCCGCTGCCGCAGGCCACCTTGTGCGTCTGGGCGCTGGCCGCCGACACCGAGGACGAGGCCATGCACCACGCGTTGAGCCGCGAGCGCTGGCGCGTGGACCGCCAGCGCGGCGTGTTCGGGCCCTTGCAGGCGCCGGCCGATGTCGCCGCCCAAGGCTTCGCCGAGTCCGATGTGCCCATCGTCCAGGGCATGCGAAGCAAGGCCTTCGTGGGCGCGCCCGCCCAGGTGGCGGACAAGTTGCGTGCATTGGCGACGCGCTTCGAGATGGACGAACTGGTGATCAACACCTGGGCGCACGATCCGCTCGTGCGCCGGCGCTCCTACGCCTTGCTGGCCGAGCACGCGATGTGA
- a CDS encoding cold-shock protein: MTTQTGTVKWFNESKGYGFIAQDAGGADLFAHFRDIQGNGFKTLQENQRVEFEVKQGQKGLQAANIRPL; the protein is encoded by the coding sequence ATGACGACGCAAACCGGTACCGTGAAGTGGTTCAACGAGAGCAAGGGCTACGGCTTCATCGCTCAAGACGCGGGCGGCGCTGACCTGTTCGCCCACTTCCGCGATATCCAGGGCAATGGCTTCAAGACGCTGCAGGAAAACCAGCGCGTCGAATTCGAAGTCAAGCAGGGCCAGAAGGGCCTGCAGGCCGCGAACATCCGCCCGCTGTAA
- a CDS encoding BON domain-containing protein, translating into MKSIYAWTVAFVALALGACDNRTSDGTTVGQKVDQGIATAQTAATEAKQSAKRSLDEAAQVSQEKSQVLAEKVGDAAITASIKAGIAKDPELSALRINVDTRDGKVALYGSAPSEAARQRAQTIAQNEKGVTGVENKVAVESK; encoded by the coding sequence ATGAAGAGCATCTACGCATGGACAGTGGCCTTCGTGGCGCTGGCGCTGGGAGCCTGCGACAACCGGACCTCGGACGGCACGACGGTCGGGCAGAAGGTCGATCAGGGCATCGCCACGGCGCAGACCGCCGCCACCGAAGCCAAGCAGAGCGCCAAGCGAAGCCTCGACGAAGCCGCTCAGGTGAGCCAGGAGAAGTCGCAGGTGCTGGCCGAGAAGGTTGGCGATGCGGCGATCACGGCATCGATCAAGGCCGGCATCGCCAAGGATCCCGAGCTGAGCGCCTTGCGCATCAACGTCGACACCCGCGACGGGAAGGTGGCGCTGTACGGATCGGCGCCCAGCGAGGCGGCTCGTCAGCGGGCGCAGACCATCGCGCAGAACGAGAAGGGCGTGACCGGGGTGGAAAACAAGGTGGCGGTCGAGTCCAAGTAG